CCTTCTGAAACTTCTAAGGCCTGGTCTCAAGTGTACAATGTTCGTTCGATAATGGAATGCTGTCATGCACGTCCGGCTATATGATTTGCTATAGATAACACCCCAGGGGGCATTGTAACTGGGTGATCTATAGTCTGAGTTTTAGACCAGGGCCCAGTGGCAAATCAGGAACTGATTTTCAAATAGAAAAGAGTCATAAGCAGCAGAGGTATGGCCTTACTCCAACTCCCTAAGGGTCTTTGCTCTAATCCTCCTCCTGGGGCTCCTTACAGCGGCCTTTCTCTGCCACAGCTTCACTGGGTTTATGAGTCATAAGGCTTAAGTAGCCAGGCAACTTTCCCTGGACTTAGACCTGCTTCAGACCCCTTCCTTGCTCAGACCTCATTCAGAATCATCAGCTTTATGccttattcaataaatatgttgCTGCACTACATCTAAATATGATATATGTTGCCTCCAAAATCCAAACTGTCCTTGAGGGGTTGTGCCTCTTCATGGTGAAGGAGCAACATTCCCCAGACCACTGTTTTTAAGCTCCTCTCTACCTCCAATAGCCTAAACATTTCACCCATGTGGCAGGATCCTGAATTTTTGAAggatttctttctctccctctgataTACATGGGTCTTACTAAGGCACATAGGGCGATTGCTACTTCTTGTGCACCTGGAAGCATAATGCCATCAGTTTAAAGGGCCACTCTGATTTTCTGTGGGATAACAAGATTATCTTATGATGATCAGAACAGGAAAGTTGACATATCCCAAGGTAAAACAGTGAAGGTGTGTTTCTGTCATGACAGTTGAATAGGAATGGATTTCAATGGTATTTAAGTGACTGGTACAGAAAGTAGGCACGGGCTAGATAATTAGCTGTAATACGCTGTACCAAGGGCTGAAGCATCTTTACAACTTTACAGGTGCTCTAATCTATGCATCTTCTCTAGCAACAAAGCACTGTTTTAAGTTTACTATTGTAGTGGGGAATGTGGTAGGGCAGGCACCGTTCAAAGGACTTCCGCTTGGCCCTCCCTACCATAATTTTCCTCACTCCATGGTCAAGGAACCAGGTGGAGATTTTGCTAATTACTAAGTATGCTTATTCCCAGTATACATTCTGAAACTAGAGAAATAACCATCAGGTAGGTCTTACAGACTCACTGTGAGATGGACCTGGACCAAGATCCTTCTATCACCTGACCTCCATAAACCCTCGCTCTGACTAGTGGATCACAATGGGATTTGGGGTCCCCAAGACTAGTATTAACATGTGACAGTATCTAATAATCTCCCAaagatcttaatttttttctgttcccccTTCATAGTCACTCTGGCAAATGGCTACATATCTCTCAAGGGAAGGCGTAGAGCATTGATTCTCAAATTTTAGCCTGTATCAAAATCACCAGAAAGGCTTGTTCGAATACAGGTTGCTAGGCCACCCCCAGAGTTCCTGATTCAGTGGAGTTGAGGCAGAGCCCAAGAATTTGcgtttctgacaagttcccaggtgatgctggtgctgctggtccggggaccacactttgagaaccactgactagAAGAAAGATTTATAGAATCCACCTGTGAAAAGACTCAGGCCTTCCTACCCCCCACCCAATCGAGGGGCTTCAGGTCTGGGGAACTGATTTAGGTCAAGGAACTGGGGAGAAGACTGTAAATCCCCAATACAATTTGGATCAAGTTTCTCCCAATCAGACCTAGGAATGTCCACTTATATGGGTTAAATAGCACACCAGTAAGTTGTCCCTCTATTTCATTCCTAGGAACCCTATGATCAATGAGCTACCACCACAGCTCCTTATGGGCAAAGCAGTGATTACCACTTGTCCCTGCAGCTTATAGAGAAATTTCATTCATCTTATTGCTCATAAGGTGAGCATCTGGACTCTACCTctcaaaaattccattttctccttgaaataAAAGTGCCCAGTCCCAAGAGAGCATCTTCCATCCACATCTCCTACATACTAAAGAAATCACTACAGTGCTTTTCAAAGCTAGTGTTCCCACCACCAATGCTTTTTCTTATTGCCTTGGAGAAGGAATTATCTTCCGGGGCCCTTCAGAAGTTAGTGGTTGCACATAAGAGAGGCCCTCCAACATTCCCATCTCCCTAACTTTGCCCACCTTCCTTTGTTTTGCATCTCAAAGTATAGTCTgcggaccagcagcatcagcatcacttagAAGTTTGTTAGAGACACAGCTTGGATTTGACCaggacctactgaatcagaatctgcagttTAACAAGACCCCTGGTGGATCATGTGCACACCAAAGCTTGAGGAGTGCTGCTCTACGATATGTCAGTGAGGTTCTAGCACCTCAGCCCCATTGATCATAGGCCACTTGTTGAGTTGGATTTCCAGTAACCAATCCGACAGATTATTAACACCACTCCCAGGTGCTCAGCTAATACAGGAATACCCAAATCCTGGGGAAAGGCAACCACATCAATCAATTCTTCCTCACTGGTCCACAGGATTCTCCCAATACAGCTGACAGGTTCCTGCAACTCCTTCAGTGTATACACTTTTGTTCTTAGAGCTTACCTTGTACATTCCTGTCTAGACAATGTTATAATCAAAATCTCAGTGTGGGGCTGGAGACTCTGGGGAGTGGTCAGGGTGGGTCCTGAAGAGGATAGGCATGCCTTTTGCCAGAGagctattaaaaacattttttatcatactaagtgaaataagtcagagaaaggcaaatatcatatgatatcacttatatgtggaatctttaaaaatgatacaaatgaacttatttacaaaccagaaatggactcacagacatagaaaacaaactatggttaccaatggggaaagggatggtgaggagggataaattgggagtttgggattagcagaaacaaagtactatatataaatagataaacaacaaggacctactatatagcacagggaaggatattcaatatcttgtaataacctataatggaaaagaatctgaaaaagaatgtatatgtatgtatatgtataactgaatcacacaatgctgtacacctgaaactaatacaacactgtaaatcaactatacttcaataaaaaatcaaaaaaaatttttaatggaaggCTGGATCATTCATGGTTTGCAGGGGGAAAAGTGTTCTTCTACCAACAAGGAAGGTTTAAGGGAACTTAAAAGGTCCAAAATTCTCAGCTTTGTTCATCTCTGCCTAAATGTCCCCATCCCAAGTCTCAGTGCCCTTATTCTAGTATTAGGAATACAGTGGAGTTTGCTCATTTGCCTGGTGTTGCAACACTACGACACATACAATCAGCTCTTGGGCTTGATCTATAGCCCTATCTGCCATGTGGCCACATAAAATAAAGATTACTTAAGAATTCCATAGTaaagggggataaattaggaggggaggataaattaggagcttgcaggtaacagatacacactactgtatataaaacagataaacaaagcctactgtatagcacagggaactataatcaacaccttataataacctatgatggaaaagaatctaaaaaagaatatatatatatatgtgtgtgtgtgtgtgtgtgtgtatatgtatatatatatacacatacatacatatatacacagatataagTGAATCGCtttgatgtacaccagaaactaatacaacattgtaaatcaactctacttcaagtgaaaaaaaaagaattccaaaatGGTGGTCTGGATCTCTATCATAACTTGAGTTAAAATTTCATGgtattaaacttttctttttcttatgtaaTTTTGCCAGCATAATCAGGAACAGGCAGTGGACCCAACAATATACGAAATGGCCATTTGAAATCACCATTTGTGGCCATAGCAATTAAGTGCCTCAGGCGTTTTCTCTCCTAATGTCATTCCCTCCAACCGCATTCCACCCTGTACCTCACTTGATGATAGTCTTAAGTGATGGTGATGCTTCTGCATGCTCCGGATTACTAgcatcccctttccccacccaAGGAGATTGTCTGGGCACTCAGCAAATAGAGCAACCCAATCCTAGGATTCTATTTTAGAAACTATTTCCTGGGATCTTTTCTGGTACCATTTACTGTATCGGTCAGGatcctggcaggaaacagatggcaaaCTCGAAAAAAGTTTAACCAGAAAGATTTTAATAAAGAGGCTATTTAAGAGGTGGAACCAACACAGAATGGTGAGGCACTCAGCGTTTAGCATTTAGTGGGAAACCATTACCATACCAAGGCCTGAAGGGGCCAGAAAAAGGGACAGTATTTCAGGAGTCTTAGAGATAAACCCACGGAGAGGTGGCAACCCAAAAGAATCTGTAACTGCAGCCCAGTGGTTCTCACTGCAGCGTGTGTCAGAGCCACCGAGGATGTGTTAAAAGACAAATTATTCCGGCAGGTCTGGAGTAggacctgagaatttgcatttctaacaagctccaggtgatgctgatgctgctgtcCGAAGACCACCCTTTAAGAACAAGTGCCGGACAGTAAATCACTCACTGTCAGAACTATAGCAAGAGGAAGGATTCAGAGAATTAATGcctcagcctctctctcctgccaCTGATCTGCTGCTGCCTCCCATGGGCCAAACCCAAACAGAAGGTAAAGGATAAGGGATCCTGAGTAATACTGTCCCTAGAAATCACCCTTCCAGAgaacagagcagggcagagatgAGAGGAGAATGGAGGGCCGTAGGGCAACAGAGAATAATCAGAACCACCATAAGCACAAGGGTCAATGGAAAGATGGATAGAGGGATGAATTGAGAGATACTTGAATAAAAAGACAGAATAATAATGGTTAAtattgagtgtttattatgtgccagccTCTAAATGATGGGCTTTGCTCacattaccttatttaatcctaAGAAGTAGATCTATTAccattcctgttttacagataaggacactaaGCTGAAACTGGATAATCTGcgcatggtcacacagctagcaagcaTGGACTCCGAATCGCAGCCTCGGCAAGCTATCTGTAATCTCACTTCCCTGTGCTGCTCTGTGATCAATGGTAGACCGGCAGTGTGGGATAGTGGTAAAGACTGTAACTTTAGAGTAAAGACACCTGGGTCCAGGACACGTATTTGCTTTGTGATCTTGTGCTCTGAGCCTCGTTCCTTATGTGTAAACAGAGATAGgaatatgataataataaaaactaccTCCTGGTTTGGTTGAGAAAGTTAAGCAAGGTAATAGGGGTAAATTGTCCTTGGTACAGAGCCTCACACagagtaaataaatggaaatattacTGCTATTAGTAGTGTCATTAATAGACGGAAAGAGCAGGAAGTTAGAAACTTATGAGGGAAGCATTGCCCCCATCCAACAGAAGGCCCAGAGCTCGGGTAGGGATGGTTGAATGGATGTCCCACATATTAATTTCCCTTTTGAGGCCTTCTCTTCTGGTCCATCTCTGGTCTTTCTCATAAGGATGAGAAATCACTCCTCGCCCCCATCTATCAATTCTCTGAAATTCGGGGATTTGTGTGAATATGAGCTGGCCAGCCCCTCTCCTTAGAAATCCCCTCTTGGTTCCCAGGATcgagaggaaaggaaagatgaaGGGGGCTATGCCAGGCCAGGCTCCCTCCAGCTGTTGTGTTGACCCAGGTGTTGGGCATATGAAAATGGTAACTAGAGAAAGGGACAGTGCTTGCTGAGTCAGGAGGTTGAATCCCAGGGACCTGAGATGTGGGATGGGGTACTGGGCCTCCTTCCAAGGAACATTTCTGCAACTCTGCTTATCCCACGGGAGAGACTGGTTCCCAGATGATGCATGGGGAGGCACCATAATGACCTGGGGAGGCCACCCCAGGCTTCAGGGTTATTCTGAGGGCACCAGAGAGTCCTCTGCACCACCAGCAGCACCCCAGAGAAGAACCAGAGAAGAGAGTGAGGATGAGGGATAAACCGAGGGAAGGATGCGCCACTCCTCACTCTGACCCCTCCATCCTAACCATCCCCTCTGGAGGCCCGCCCTGTGGTTGACAGTGCAAATGTCACCAGTGAGGTGACAGTGCAGACTCTCCCTGGAGCCGACAGCACAGGGTCCCCTTCTCTTGGCCAGACTGCAGAGTGCTTAGGTTCTCAGAGCTGAAGCcaagagaagcagaagagaggggaagagggagggcagggtCAGGTTCTGTCAGAAAGAGGGGGCCAGAGGGGAATCCACGGAACGGACTTGGAGGGGAATTTCTCGGCAGAGAAAGTGAAAGTTCTGAGCCATAAATAAGAGGCAGTGGCAGCCTCGTCCAGCCTCCACTCTCACATGCCCAAACCCCTCTCACCCCACGTCCCAgcgctccctccctctcccagccaagTCTCAGCTCCACACGGACTCTTGCCCTCACCCAGACTCACTCCCGCTCACACACTCACTGGCAGTTCGTCTCTGCTCACTCTCCATGGCATCCCATGCAGCCGCACTGCTGGTCCTCAGCCTGCTGATCCTCTGGACGTCCTCTGGTAAGGCTGAGGGGAGGCTTAGGGTGGCGGCGGGTTGCGGGGATGTGTCCATCTCAGACTGCCTGGTGCTGGATGTGAGGGACACTCTGGGTTAGGGCTGCACGTCTCAGTGAACCTGGAGGTTCCCAGTGCCCTGTGTGTGTGCCGGTGAGTGTGCCTGGACCTGGGCCCCTGAGCACATCTGTCTCTTGATGTATCCAGGGCCTGAGACTACCTGTCCCTCTGCAGGCTCTGTTTCCTGCTGCCTCAGTCTCCCAGGCAGAAGGAGAGAACAGTATATATTTGCTTAAGGTGGGGAGAATGGGAGACACTGAGGCAGGCTAAGAGACAAAatcttttaacaatttttaagttcTGCTAACACCAGCCTCCTGcaaccccacctcccacccatcccccacCAACACTGTGACCAGCATTAACTCTTCATTTGTGGGGAAGTTGAAAGGACTTGGGAGAGAGGTGAGGGTGATCAGGGCAGCAGGAAGGCTTTTGTGGGGCTCAGGGCAGCCAAGCAGCTTAGAAGTACTTCCATACATTTAGCCACCAGTAGGGCCATACTGGTGCGCATTGGCTGAATACAATCAGGTCTAGttgccaccacacacacacacacaggtgtccTTAATCCCACTTAGAGCTGTGGCCTGCCCTCCTCAGGGTCCCTGTATCCTGACCCTACCTTCTTTTCCCTGaccctgccccagctctgggAGGTGCCAACGACGCTGAAGACTGCTGCCTGTCTGTGACCCAGCGCCCCATCCCCGGGAACCTGGTGCAAGGCTTTCGTTACCTGCTCCTCAAGGATGGCTGCCGGGTGCCTGCCGTTGTGTGAGTGGTGGGAGGAGCGTGTCCCCTTCATCCCCCCCCATCAGCCCCTACTGAAACCCACCCCTACCTTCTTATCTCTCTTATCTTTCTCCTTGCCAAGCCCACCCACTTCAAAAAAGCCCCAGATACAGGTTCCCAGATGTGGTCTCCGGCCACTGCCCCTCACACCACGGCCTGCCAGGAAGCTAGGTTCCAGGGCTCTTTTttctctgacctctgacctctgactCCAGGTTCACCACGCTAAGAGGTCGCCAGCTCTGTGCACCCCCAAACCAGCCCTGGGTGGTCCGCATCATCCGGAGACTGCAGAGGAACTCTGCCAAGGCAAGCCCCGCCCTCCCcaaccctgcctcctccctccaagCCCCTGCCCAAGACCCCAGCCCATGacctgcctctccttcctccctcaggccAAGGGCTCCAGCAGTTAGCCCACAAGAGTCCCAGCCCCAGAGGGAGCGCCGTGTCCCAGTGAAGGGATGTGAATCACTGGCACGCGAGAGAATCAAGGACTAGAAGGGAGGACCAGGCCTCCAGCTCCCCTGCCCCAGACCTAACCCAGCTGGGCAGGAGTGGGCAGGGCAGGAGTGTCactgtgagtgtgagtgtgagagagGGTGAGT
The nucleotide sequence above comes from Camelus dromedarius isolate mCamDro1 chromosome 10, mCamDro1.pat, whole genome shotgun sequence. Encoded proteins:
- the CCL19 gene encoding C-C motif chemokine 19, which produces MASHAAALLVLSLLILWTSSALGGANDAEDCCLSVTQRPIPGNLVQGFRYLLLKDGCRVPAVVFTTLRGRQLCAPPNQPWVVRIIRRLQRNSAKAKGSSS